A stretch of the Salmo salar chromosome ssa20, Ssal_v3.1, whole genome shotgun sequence genome encodes the following:
- the ub2r2 gene encoding ubiquitin-conjugating enzyme E2 R2 isoform X1: MAQQQMPSSQKALMLELKSLQEEPVEGFRITPVEESDLYNWEVAIFGPPNTLYEGGYFKAHMKFPVDYPYSPPTFRFLTKMWHPNIYENGEVCISILHPPVDDPQSGELPSERWNPTQNVRTILLSVISLLNEPNTYSPANVDASVMFRKWRDSKGKDKEYAEIIRKQVVSTKVEAERDGVKVPTTLAEYCIQTKVPSHDSSSDLLYDDLYDDDIEEDDEEDEDDAEAGCQMAGEEGNCLIDEEDSGNEES; encoded by the exons ATGGCACAGCAGCAGATGCCAAGCTCTCAGAAGGCACTAATGCTTGAACTGAAGTCTCTCCAAGAGGAACCAGTGGAGGGTTTCCGCATCACACCAGTAGAAGAGTCCGACTTGTACAACTGGGAGGTGGCCATATTTGGACCCCCCAACACACTTTATGAGGGAGGATACTTCAAG GCACACATGAAGTTTCCAGTTGACTACCCCTACTCTCCACCTACTTTCCGTTTCCTCACAAAGATGTGGCACCCCAACATATATGAG AATGGGGAAGTGTGTATCTCCATCCTTCACCCCCCTGTTGACGACCCACAGAGCGGAGAGCTACCCTCTGAGAGATGGAACCCCACCCAGAATGTCAG GACCATCCTACTGAGTGTGATCTCTCTGCTGAACGAGCCCAACACCTACTCCCCGGCCAATGTCGATGCCTCTGTTATGTTCCGCAAGtggagagacagcaagggcaagGACAAAGAGTATGCTGAGATCATCAG gaAGCAGGTAGTGTCCACTAAAGTGGAGGCGGAGCGGGATGGGGTGAAGGTCCCTACCACGCTGGCGGAGTACTGCATCCAGACCAAAGTGCCTTCCCACGACAGCAGCTCGGACCTGCTTTACGACGACCTCTACGatgatgacattgaggaggatgaCGAGGAAGACGAGGATGATGCAGAAGCTGGGTGCCAGATGGCCGGAGAGGAGGGGAACTGCTTAATTGACGAGGAAGACTCGGGCAACGAAGAGTCATGA